A single Buteo buteo chromosome 17, bButBut1.hap1.1, whole genome shotgun sequence DNA region contains:
- the IL23A gene encoding interleukin-23 subunit alpha: protein MASLHRLHLCLCLPLLLLPPAAPVPVATPVPGPRTDWAACKNISRELLQRVATLKEPHQVLEETHLSEEDPKNWPPRIRCSDACDPSTLDTNNTRCLRRILQGLQHYRDLLGSDIFTTRPLPWLEAALDQLLGLVQQEHGRLPRHPMAPSEAWAHPLLQRLALQRLQSFATVISRIFTHSASPR, encoded by the exons ATGGCCTCGCTCCACCGTCTCcacctctgcctctgcctcccgctgctgctgctgccgcccgcggccccggtcccggtcgCGACCCCGGTCCCGGGCCCCCGCACCGACTGGGCAGCCTGCAAGAACATCTCCCGGGAGCTGTTGCAGCGGGTGGCGACCCTCAAGGAGCCGCACCAGGTCCTG gaggagACACACCTGAGTGAGGAGGACCCCAAGAACTGGCCCCCCCGGATCCGCTGCAGCGACGCCTGCGACCCCTCCACGCTGGACACCAACAACACG cGCTGCCTGCGGCGGAtcctccaggggctgcagcactACCGGGACCTGCTGGGCTCCGACATCTTCACCACCCgccccctgccctggctggaGGCCGCACTGGACCAGCTGCTGGGCCTTGTCCAG CAGGAGCACGGCCGCCTCCCCCGGCACCCCATGGCCCCCAGCGAAGCCTGGGCCCACCCGCTGCTGCAGCGACTGGCGCTCCAGCGGCTCCAGTCCTTTGCCACCGTCATCAGCCGCATCTTCACCCACAGCGCCAGCCCCCGCTGA
- the STAT2 gene encoding signal transducer and activator of transcription 2, with protein sequence MAQWQEVQSLANAYLEQVHQLYAGAALPMAVRQCLAAWIEDQNWRQAVEPLSSHARMLFHSLLALLGERLGSPGLGDEDFMLKHNLRKARRDLQAEFEECPEKFANLVANLLQEERRILRLGQAGEQGGAAAAPGTPPESDREQQIRRRLAEFHVALQEAERAFRHLEDLQDAFDFCFKVHYLPGEDRTNDPQYAQQVQALQAKLQILDRQRREVLAQMQQLLGRSETLRDFLQQELGAWQERQQRACLGAPTDTRLRPLETWFTELGQGLFQLLQLLRALGDLRQKVTYERDPLKAETPLLERRLRELLSYLLQSAFVVEQQPSMPNAYKRPLVLRTATKFSARARLLVRLHDRNHRMEAKIHIDRDPPKIKGFRKFNILTSSSKTLLAGDSPQDGLVCDFQYLTLKEQKDSRSGKGSKGTGEGPLVVTEELHLITFTLAYAYCGLELELETSTLPFVIISNNNQLSSAWASILWFNMLSSDPKEQQFFSAPPPAPWPRLAEVLSWQFESVAERGLSKEHLLMLAEKLFGSKPSPESTLAWPKFSKDGASGFSFWAWLDGILGLLQEHLKQLWKDGLILGFVSRKQEKKLLKGKRTGTFLIRFSESVLGGVTCTWVEHPTSGPPAFRAVVPYTASELASLALPDIIRDYQLLVEENIPENPLQFLYPDIARDEAFGPYYSQRQEGNLMEQKKYLNRRLIRVSSRQANESWQTEEELVAATENLETLQLQPGGLGTQQPSGLAPLQPGTSGTLQPRDRGTLHVTSGNLGTLQSSSPGTAQGMAASPGMLQPGGSGTLQPGPQGLEPPRPQQVGSGVSEMLQPGIGDLEPQLVLQLVPEGQGTLQVGPGGVGTLQVLQGGLGILQHVAPKDQGTQQVGPGAVEPQLMLQLVPEGQRTLQVGPGDLGMLQPAAGDMGMLQQVGVGDTGLLQPVLGAVQPLLLPEGQGTLQPELRDVEPLPGSPDVQELLQSLTEGLQPGSGMLETLEVAELMPDMLDVMNGGLEGLGPRLAGGTALLNTHDPFLPQPEDAALPTVSSLFTAAADFPPLHIDANDFQ encoded by the exons aTGGCGCAGTGGCAGGAGGTGCAGAGTTTGGCCAACGCCTACCTGGAGCAGGTCCACCAGCTGTACGCCGGGGCGGCGCTGCCCATGGCGGTGCGGCAGTGCCTGGCTGCCTGGATCGAGGACCAGAACTG GCGCCAGGCGGTCGAGCCACTCTCCTCCCACGCCCGGATGCTCTTCCACTCCTTGCTGGCGCTGCTGGGTGAGCGCCTGGGCAGCCCGGGGCTGGGCGACGAGGACTTCATGCTAAAGCACAACCTGCGCAAGGCCCGCCGTGACCTCCag GCCGAGTTCGAGGAGTGTCCGGAGAAGTTCGCCAACCTGGTGGCcaacctgctgcaggaggagcgACGGATCCTGCGCCTGGGGCAGGCGGGGGAGCAG GGGGGGGCTGCCGCGGCCCCCGGCACACCCCCGGAGAGTGACCGGGAGCAGCAGATCCGGCGGCGCCTGGCCGAGTTCCATGTGGCCCTGCAG gaGGCCGAACGTGCCTTCCGGCACTTAGAGGACCTGCAGGACGCCTTCGACTTCTGCTTCAAGGTGCACTACCTGCCAG GCGAGGACAGGACCAACGACCCCCAGTACGCCCAGCAGGTCCAAGCTCTCCAGGCCAAGCTGCAGATCCTGGACCGGCAGCGGCGG GAGGTGCTGGCTCAGATGCAGCAGCTTCTAGGTCGCAGCGAGACCCTGCGGGActtcctgcagcaggagctgggggctTGGCAGGAGCGGCAGCAGCGCGCCTGCCTGGGGGCCCCCACCGACACCCGCCTGCGCCCGCTGGAGACCTG GTTCACAGAGCTGGGCCAGgggctcttccagctgctgcagctgctgcggGCACTGGGGGACCTGCGGCAGAAGGTGACCTATGAGAGGGACCCGCTGAAGGCAGAGACCCCCCTCCTGGAGCGGCGGCTGCGGGAGCTGCTCTCCTACCTGCTGCAGAG CGCCTTCGTGGTGGAGCAGCAGCCCAGCATGCCCAACGCCTACAAGCGCCCGCTGGTGCTGCGCACGGCCACCAAGTTCTCGGCCCGCGCCCGCCTGCTCGTCCGCCTCCACGACCGCAACCACCGCATGGAGGCCAAGATCCACATCGACAG ggacccccccaagaTAAAAGG GTTTCGCAAGTTCAACATCCTGACCTCAAGCAGCAAAACCCTCCTGGCAGGGGACAGTCCCCAGGACGGGCTGGTTTGCGACTTCCAGTACCTC acGCTGAAGGAGCAGAAGGACAGCAGGTCAGGCAAGGGCAGCAAAGGCACCGGCGAG GGTCCCCTGGTCGTGACAGAGGAGCTGCACCTCATCACCTTCACGCTGGCGTACGCCTACTGcgggctggagctggagctggag ACCTCCACGCTGCCCTTCGTCATCATCTCCAACAACAACCAGCTCTCCAGTGCCTGGGCCTCCATCCTCTGGTTCAACATGCTCAGCAGCGACCCTAAG GAGCAGCAGTTTTTCTCCGCGCCGCCCCCGGCACCCTGGCCCCGGCTGGCCGAGGTGCTGAGCTGGCAGTTTGAGAGCGTGGCTGAGCGGGGCCTGAGCAAGGAGCACCTCCTCATGCTGGCTGAGAAGCTCTTCG GCTCAAAGCCATCTCCGGAGAGCACCCTGGCCTGGCCCAAGTTCTCCAAG GACGGTGCCTCCGGCTTCTCCTTCTGGGCCTGGCTGGACGGGATCCTGGGGCTGCTCCAGGAGCACCTCAAACAGCTCTGGAAGGATGG GCTCATCCTGGGCTTCGTGAGCCGAAAGCAAGAGAAGAAGCTGCTGAAGGGCAAGCGGACGGGCACGTTCCTGATACGGTTCAGCGAGAGTGTCCTGGGGGGGGTCACCTGCACTTGGGTAGAGCACCCTACCAGTG gGCCCCCCGCTTTCCGTGCGGTGGTTCCCTACACCGCGTCCGAGCTAGCGTCCCTGGCACTGCCCGACATCATCCGCGACTACCAGCTGCTGGTGGAGGAGAACATCCCCGAGAACCCCCTCCAGTTCCTGTACCCTGACATCGCCCGCGACGAGGCCTTCGGACCCTACTACAGCCAGCGGCAGGAGG GGAACCTGATGGAGCAGAAGAAATACCTGAACCGGCGCCTCATCCGTGTGTCCTCTAG GCAGGCAAATGAGTCGTGGCAGACAGAAGAGGAGTTGGTGGCTGCCACGGAAAACCTGGAGAcgctgcagctgcagcctggtGGCCTGGGGACACAGCAGCCCAGTGGCCTGGCACCGCTGCAGCCCGGGACCTCAGGgacactgcagcccagggacagGGGGACGCTGCATGTCACATCTGGGAACCTGGGGACGCTGCAGTCCTCGAGCCCAGGGACAGCGCAGGGCATGGCTGCGAGCccggggatgctgcagcccGGGGGCTCGGGGACACTGCAGCCAGGGCCCCAAGGCCTGGAACCACCACGGCCACAGCAGGTGGGATCAGGGGTCTCGGAGATGCTGCAGCCAGGGATTGGGGACCTGGAGCCGCAGTTGGTGCTGCAGCTGGTCCCCGAGGGCCAGGGGACGCTGCAGGTGGGACCGGGGGGTGTGGGGACGCTGCAGGTGCTGCAAGGAGGGCTGGGGATACTGCAGCATGTGGCACCCAAGGACCAGGGGACACAGCAAGTGGGACCTGGGGCCGTGGAGCCGCAGCTGATGTTGCAGCTGGTCCCTGAGGGCCAGAGGACGCTGCAGGTGGGACCAGGGGACTtggggatgctgcagccagcggctggggacatggggatgctGCAGCAAGTGGGAGTTGGGGATACAGGGCTGCTGCAGCcggtgctgggagctgtgcaGCCGCTGCTGCTCCCTGAGGGGCAGGGGACACTGCAACCAGAGCTGAGGGACGTGGAGCCACTGCCCGGGAGCCCAGATGTGCAGGAGCTTCTGCAGTCACTGACGgaggggctgcagccaggctcggGGATGCTGGAGACGCTGGAGGTGGCGGAGCTCATGCCTGACATGCTGGATGTCATGAatggggggctggaggggctgggcCCCAGGCTGGCGG GCGGCACCGCGCTCCTGAACACCCACGACCCATTCCTGCCACAGCCCGAGGACGCAGCCCTGCCCACCGTCAGCTCCCTcttcactgctgcagcagaCTTCCCTCCGCTCCACATCGACGCCAATGACTTCCAGTAa